In Marmota flaviventris isolate mMarFla1 chromosome 15, mMarFla1.hap1, whole genome shotgun sequence, a single window of DNA contains:
- the Dcstamp gene encoding dendritic cell-specific transmembrane protein isoform X1 has protein sequence MGMWTSSMDVFLSLWRMYVFPRGPGWVDFLQHLGVCCFVAFISASLLSVAFYWFLPSVVAFATSWMVMCVLLGCSRHARCFILLVFLSCGLREGRNALIAAGTGIVIFGHVENIFHNFKCFLDSMTCNLRAKSFSVHFPLLKKYIEAIQWIYGLATPLNVFDDLVSWNQTLVVSLFSPRHVLEEQLNNTKGEVLSVLHPVTTMMEVFSSLGQKLLAFAGLFLVLLSTGLFMKRFLGPWGCKFENIYITRQFVQFDEKERYRQRPCVLPLNKRERKKYVVIPSFRLTPKERKNLGLFFLPILTHLSIWVLFTAADYLLYRLIFSVSKQFQSLPRLEVHLKLHREKQGTQDLIHDSSFNISVFEPSCIPKPKLLLSRTWVPLSIILVILMMLGLLSSILMQLKILVSTSFYPNVERERIQYLHAKLLRKRSKQPPEEFKRKLSLYFKKVHFWLPVLKMIRKKHTDIEAEDNPQESQ, from the exons ATGGGCATGTGGACCTCGAGCATGGATGTCTTCCTAAGTCTTTGGAGGATGTACGTGTTTCCGAGAGGTCCTGGATGGGTGGACTTTCTCCAGCACTTGGGAGTGTGCTGTTTTGTGGCCTTCATTTCAGCGAGCCTCCTCTCTGTGGCCTTCTACTGGTTTCTGCCATCAGTGGTGGCCTTCGCCACCTCCTGGATGGTCATGTGTGTTCTCTTGGGCTGCTCCAGGCACGCGCGCTGTTTCATTCTTCTGGTCTTTCTCTCGTGTGGCCTGCGTGAAGGCAGGAACGCTTTGATTGCAGCTGGCACGGGCATAGTGATCTTTGGCCAcgtggaaaatatttttcacaactTTAAATGTTTCCTGGACAGTATGACTTGCAACCTGAGGGCAAAGAGCTTTTCCGTACATTTTCCACTTCTGAAAAAATACATTGAAGCCATTCAGTGGATTTATGGCCTTGCCACTCCACTGAATGTATTTGATGACCTCGTTTCGTGGAATCAGACACTGGTGGTCTCTCTTTTCAGTCCCAGACATGTCCTGGAGGAACAGCTAAACAACACCAAAGGAGAAGTCCTGAGTGTCTTACACCCTGTGACCACCATGATGGAGGTGTTTTCCTCCCTGGGGCAGAAGCTGCTCGCCTTTGCTGGGCTTTTTCTTGTTCTGCTCAGCACTGGCCTCTTTATGAAGCGATTTTTGGGCCCCTGGGGTTGTAAGTTTGAAAACATCTACATCACCAGACAATTTGTTCAGTTTGATGAAAAGGAGAGGTATCGACAGAGGCCCTGTGTCCTCCCACTGAataagagggagaggaagaagtatGTTGTCATCCCATCTTTCCGGCTGACTCCTAAAGAGAGGAAAAACCTGGGGCTGTTTTTCCTCCCCATACTTACCCATCTCTCCATCTGGGTGCTGTTCACAGCTGCAGATTACCTGCTGTATCGGCTCATTTTCTCCGTGAGCAAACAATTCCAAAGCTTGCCAAGACTTGAAGTTCACTTGAAACTGCACAGAGAG aaacaaggAACTCAAGACCTCATCCATGATTCTTCCTTTAATATATCTGTCTTTGAACCCAGCtgcatccctaaacctaagctccTTCTGTCTAGGACTTGGGTTCCTCTCAGTATTATTCTTGTGATATTAATGATGCTGGGACTGTTGTCCTCCATTCTGATGCAACTTAAGATCCTGGTGTCCACATCCTTCTACCCCAACGTGGAGAGGGAGCGTATTCAGTACCTACATGCAAAGCTACTTAGAAAAAGATCAAAGCAGCCACCAGAAGAGTTCAAAAGGAAACTGAGTCTGTACTTTAAAAAG GTTCATTTCTGGCTTCCAGTCCTGAAAATGATTAGGAAGAAACACACAGACATTGAGGCCGAAGACAATCCACAAGAGTCTCAATAG
- the Dcstamp gene encoding dendritic cell-specific transmembrane protein isoform X2, whose amino-acid sequence MGMWTSSMDVFLSLWRMYVFPRGPGWVDFLQHLGVCCFVAFISASLLSVAFYWFLPSVVAFATSWMVMCVLLGCSRHARCFILLVFLSCGLREGRNALIAAGTGIVIFGHVENIFHNFKCFLDSMTCNLRAKSFSVHFPLLKKYIEAIQWIYGLATPLNVFDDLVSWNQTLVVSLFSPRHVLEEQLNNTKGEVLSVLHPVTTMMEVFSSLGQKLLAFAGLFLVLLSTGLFMKRFLGPWGCKFENIYITRQFVQFDEKERYRQRPCVLPLNKRERKKFISGFQS is encoded by the exons ATGGGCATGTGGACCTCGAGCATGGATGTCTTCCTAAGTCTTTGGAGGATGTACGTGTTTCCGAGAGGTCCTGGATGGGTGGACTTTCTCCAGCACTTGGGAGTGTGCTGTTTTGTGGCCTTCATTTCAGCGAGCCTCCTCTCTGTGGCCTTCTACTGGTTTCTGCCATCAGTGGTGGCCTTCGCCACCTCCTGGATGGTCATGTGTGTTCTCTTGGGCTGCTCCAGGCACGCGCGCTGTTTCATTCTTCTGGTCTTTCTCTCGTGTGGCCTGCGTGAAGGCAGGAACGCTTTGATTGCAGCTGGCACGGGCATAGTGATCTTTGGCCAcgtggaaaatatttttcacaactTTAAATGTTTCCTGGACAGTATGACTTGCAACCTGAGGGCAAAGAGCTTTTCCGTACATTTTCCACTTCTGAAAAAATACATTGAAGCCATTCAGTGGATTTATGGCCTTGCCACTCCACTGAATGTATTTGATGACCTCGTTTCGTGGAATCAGACACTGGTGGTCTCTCTTTTCAGTCCCAGACATGTCCTGGAGGAACAGCTAAACAACACCAAAGGAGAAGTCCTGAGTGTCTTACACCCTGTGACCACCATGATGGAGGTGTTTTCCTCCCTGGGGCAGAAGCTGCTCGCCTTTGCTGGGCTTTTTCTTGTTCTGCTCAGCACTGGCCTCTTTATGAAGCGATTTTTGGGCCCCTGGGGTTGTAAGTTTGAAAACATCTACATCACCAGACAATTTGTTCAGTTTGATGAAAAGGAGAGGTATCGACAGAGGCCCTGTGTCCTCCCACTGAataagagggagaggaagaa GTTCATTTCTGGCTTCCAGTCCTGA